A window of Castanea sativa cultivar Marrone di Chiusa Pesio chromosome 1, ASM4071231v1 contains these coding sequences:
- the LOC142628364 gene encoding uncharacterized protein LOC142628364, translating into MASLNLSYFTTATTTTSISSLSTLRKPKPKPLAFTSNISPKFFKSQTFKTLTPLKSKSKSTTTHSDLSPIDSTTTITSPNTNTNTTNNLKNLKSRLHNNETLYGIFFLTFSPTLAEIVGLSGYDFVVVDMEHGPGGIPEALACLHALAATNTPAILRLPESSAAWAKKALDLGPQGLMFPMIESPIEAQEAVSYCRFPPRGVRGSAHTVVRASNYGIDEGYLSNYEDELLIMCQVESVEGVKHVDEIAAVDGVDCVQMGPLDLSASMGYLWDPGNKKVKDMLRVAERAVLNSEGGNGGAYLSGFALPYDGPDDLRKRGYHMVSGAVDVALFRSAAVEDVKKFKMALAMDSSDDEQEDRQAGDEKYWSE; encoded by the coding sequence ATGGCTTCTCTCAATCTCAGCTATTtcaccaccgccaccaccaccacctccatttcctctctctcaactctcagaaagccaaagccaaagcctTTGGCTTTCACTTCCAACATTTCCCCCAAATTCTTCAAATCCCAAACCTTCAAAACCTTAACCCccctcaaatccaaatccaaatccaccACTACTCACTCAGATCTCTCCCCCATAGACTCCACCACCACAATCACTTccccaaacacaaacacaaacacaaccaaCAACCTCAAAAACCTCAAATCTCGTCTCCACAACAACGAAACCTTGTACGGTATCTTCTTCCTCACCTTTTCCCCAACCTTAGCCGAAATCGTCGGTCTCTCCGGCTACGACTTCGTAGTCGTCGACATGGAACACGGTCCTGGTGGCATCCCCGAAGCGCTCGCGTGTCTCCACGCGCTGGCCGCAACAAACACCCCAGCGATTCTACGATTGCCAGAGAGCTCCGCTGCATGGGCCAAGAAAGCCCTCGATCTCGGCCCACAAGGCCTCATGTTTCCCATGATCGAAAGCCCAATCGAAGCCCAAGAAGCCGTCTCTTATTGCCGGTTCCCGCCACGTGGCGTCCGAGGTTCCGCCCACACTGTCGTGAGAGCTTCGAACTACGGAATCGACGAAGGGTATTTGAGTAACTACGAGGACGAGTTGCTGATCATGTGCCAGGTGGAATCCGTAGAAGGCGTGAAACACGTCGATGAAATCGCGGCCGTTGATGGAGTCGACTGCGTTCAAATGGGGCCGTTGGATCTGAGTGCCAGTATGGGGTACTTGTGGGACCCAGGGAACAAGAAAGTCAAAGATATGTTGAGAGTAGCTGAGAGAGCTGTGTTGAATAGCGAAGGTGGGAATGGTGGGGCCTACTTGTCTGGGTTCGCATTACCTTACGATGGACCTGATGATCTCAGAAAACGAGGGTACCATATGGTTTCTGGTGCAGTCGATGTGGCACTGTTTAGGAGTGCGGCTGTGGAGGATGTGAAGAAGTTTAAGATGGCTTTGGCGATGGACAGCTCTGACGATGAGCAGGAGGATCGTCAAGCTGGTGATGAGAAGTACTGGAGCGAATGA
- the LOC142638151 gene encoding uncharacterized protein LOC142638151, translating into MLAQTITRGLNQRLFTFHTQFTPLLLPLMATRVSAFSSAGSPNQAPLKRVGTHNGSFHCDEALGCFMIRLTDKFSNAEIVRSRDTQVLEGLDAVLDVGGVYDPSRDRYDHHQKGFDEVFGHGFSTKLSSAGLVYKHFGKEIIAKELQVDEEHPNVHRLFLAIYKSFMEAIDAVDNGINRYDTDKPPRYVNNTHLSSRVGRLNLDWIEPDQSPEKENEAFQRAMALAGSEFLDRVRYHAKSWLPAQSIVLECLTARQDIDPSGEIMVLTTFCPWKLHLFELEEEMKIEPTVKYVLYQDDRSKHWRVQAVAVSPDSFESRRPLPSQWRGLRDDELSREAGIPGCVFVHMSGFIGGNQSYEGALAMAKAALKL; encoded by the exons ATGCTGGCACAAACCATTACCAGAGGCTTAAACCAGAGACTCTTCACTTTCCACACCCAGTTcactcctcttcttcttcctctcatGGCTACTAGGGTTTCCGCTTTCTCTTCCGCCGGTTCTCCTAACCAGGCGCCCTTAAAGCGCGTTGGCACGCACAACGGCAGCTTCCACTGCGACGAGGCCCTTGGTTGTTTCATGATTCGTCTCACCGATAAGTTCTCCAACGCCGAAATCGTTCGCTCTCGCGACACCCAG GTATTGGAGGGCCTTGATGCTGTTCTTGATGTTGGGGGTGTGTATGATCCGAGTCGGGATCGGTATGATCATCACCAGAAGGGGTTTGATGAGGTTTTTGGGCATGGCTTCTCCACAAAGCTCAGTAGTGCTGGTCTTGTTTACAAG CATTTTGGAAAGGAGATAATAGCTAAGGAGCTTCAAGTTGATGAGGAGCATCCAAATGTTCATCGGTTATTTTTGGCCATCTACAAGAGCTTCATGGAG GCAATTGATGCTGTTGACAATGGGATAAATCGGTATGATACAGACAAGCCTCCTAGATATGTGAATAATACACACCTGTCTTCAAGAGTTGGAAGATTAAATTTGGATTGGATAGAACCTGATCAATCACCTGAGAAGGAGAATGAGGCTTTTCAGCGAGCAATGGCTTTGGCTGGCAGTGAGTTTTTAGAT agGGTCCGGTATCATGCAAAATCCTGGTTACCAGCACAATCAATTGTATTGGAGTGTCTTACAGCGAGACAAGATATTGATCCTAGTGGAGAAATTATGGTTTTGACTACATTCTGTCCT TGGAAGCTTCACTTATTTGAGCTTGAGGAGGAGATGAAGATTGAACCCACCGTCAAATATGTTCTCTATCAg GATGACAGGAGCAAACATTGGAGAGTGCAGGCGGTGGCAGTATCTCCTGATAGTTTTGAGAGCAGAAGGCCTCTCCCTTCTCAATGGCGAGGTCTGAGGGATGATGAACTCTCAAGGGAAGCAGGTATCCCTGGTTGTGTGTTCGTCCATATGAGTGGGTTTATTGGTGGAAATCAAAGTTATGAGGGTGCATTGGCCATGGCAAAGGCTGCTTTGAAGCTTTAA